A single region of the Neisseria zoodegmatis genome encodes:
- a CDS encoding PspA/IM30 family protein, with the protein MSETLARRVGRLVSGGFHAIVDAAENLAPEAVMNESIREIERVVDEVRAELGKVLAQKHLAAKKMADESNRHEALSASLQAAVDAGRDDLAEAGIAEQMDIEARLPVLENTIADCAAQEKELEGFIAALQAKKREMQQQLQEWRAAQQSIASSSPNAGGSDLNRVARDAEKSSNAFDRIMNRQNAVHSSTDAAQLAKLKELEDLSRQNRIAERLAVLKARQK; encoded by the coding sequence ATGAGTGAAACGTTAGCACGCAGAGTAGGGCGCTTGGTAAGCGGTGGTTTCCACGCTATTGTTGACGCGGCAGAAAATTTAGCGCCGGAAGCGGTGATGAATGAAAGCATCCGTGAAATTGAACGTGTCGTAGATGAAGTACGTGCAGAGTTGGGTAAAGTATTGGCTCAAAAACATTTGGCGGCGAAGAAAATGGCAGATGAAAGCAACCGCCATGAAGCTTTGAGTGCCAGCCTGCAAGCGGCGGTGGATGCCGGACGTGATGATTTGGCCGAGGCTGGGATTGCCGAACAAATGGATATTGAAGCCCGCTTGCCTGTGTTGGAAAACACCATAGCCGATTGTGCGGCGCAAGAAAAGGAATTGGAAGGTTTTATCGCCGCATTGCAAGCCAAAAAACGTGAAATGCAGCAGCAATTGCAGGAATGGCGTGCGGCACAGCAGAGCATTGCTTCAAGCTCACCAAATGCAGGCGGGAGTGATTTAAACCGAGTTGCCCGTGATGCTGAAAAAAGCAGCAATGCTTTTGACCGCATTATGAACCGCCAAAATGCCGTACACAGCAGTACGGATGCTGCGCAATTGGCAAAGCTGAAAGAACTTGAAGATTTAAGTCGCCAAAACCGCATTGCAGAGCGGCTGGCTGTATTGAAAGCCCGGCAAAAATAA
- a CDS encoding YqiJ family protein, with product MWNLINAPQTEIFGIAIMLMLLLGVAEIVSLLMGGVNDWIDNLLPDSLTETAHAEVGLDVVDPGLFIRFLSWLYVGKVPLLMLMVVFLAVFGTLGYLFQTAFNSIAGFYLNGWLAAAGVWFLSLPVVRMVAAGLYKVMPKDETTAIEQSSLVGRVGVVVLGEAKQGSPAQVRVKDGHGQQHYVMAEPDSDGLILRQGEAVLLVSVEGTVFKVIANPSGSLVD from the coding sequence ATGTGGAATCTGATTAACGCACCGCAGACTGAAATTTTCGGTATTGCGATTATGCTGATGCTGTTGCTCGGCGTGGCCGAAATCGTTTCGCTGTTGATGGGTGGCGTAAATGATTGGATAGACAATTTGTTGCCCGATAGTTTGACTGAAACTGCTCACGCCGAAGTGGGTTTGGACGTGGTAGACCCGGGTTTGTTTATCCGTTTTTTAAGCTGGCTGTATGTGGGTAAAGTGCCGCTGCTGATGCTGATGGTGGTGTTTCTCGCCGTATTCGGTACGCTGGGCTATTTGTTTCAGACGGCCTTCAACAGCATTGCCGGGTTTTATCTTAACGGCTGGTTGGCTGCGGCAGGAGTATGGTTTCTCAGCTTGCCGGTCGTGCGTATGGTTGCGGCAGGTTTGTATAAAGTCATGCCCAAAGACGAAACCACAGCTATCGAGCAAAGCAGCTTGGTAGGAAGAGTGGGCGTGGTTGTGCTGGGAGAGGCAAAGCAGGGCAGCCCTGCGCAGGTAAGGGTGAAAGACGGCCACGGCCAGCAGCATTATGTGATGGCAGAACCCGATTCAGACGGCCTGATTTTGAGACAGGGAGAAGCGGTGTTGCTGGTGTCTGTAGAAGGCACGGTATTCAAGGTCATAGCCAACCCGAGCGGAAGTTTGGTCGATTAA
- the ftsH gene encoding ATP-dependent zinc metalloprotease FtsH — translation MGNIFKNVLVWLVLGVALMAAFNALNDKQESKQQIEYSQFIEQVNKGEVANVNIEGSGLSGYLIKGERTDKSRFFTNAPLDDNLVKTLLDKQVRVKVIPEEKPSMLTSLFFSLLPVMLLIGAWFYFMRMQSGGGGKGGAFSFGKSRAKLLDKDTNKVTFADVAGCDEAKEEVQEIVDYLRAPNRYQSLGGRVPRGILLAGSPGTGKTLLAKAIAGEAQVPFFSISGSDFVEMFVGVGASRVRDMFEQAKKNAPCIIFIDEIDAVGRQRGAGLGGGNDEREQTLNQLLVEMDGFESNQTVIVIAATNRPDVLDPALQRPGRFDRQVVVPLPDIRGREQILKVHAKKVPLDESVDLVSLARGTPGFSGADLANLVNEAALFAGRRNKIKVDQSDFEDAKDKIYMGPERRSMVMHEDEKRATAYHEAGHAIVAESLDFTDPVHKVTIMPRGRALGLTWQLPERDRISMYKDQMLSQISILYGGRIAEDIFVGRISTGASNDFERATQIAREMVTRFGMSDKMGAMVYAENEGEVFLGRSITRSQHISEKTQQEVDAEVRRILDEQYAVAYKILDENRDKMETMCKALMEWETIDRDQVLEIMEGKQPSPPKDYSHNVRKEEELIVVDNALDAQEESSVKEVPASAEVEAQQAPSQEQPEADQPQNENKL, via the coding sequence GTGGGGAATATTTTTAAGAATGTTTTAGTTTGGCTGGTGTTAGGTGTTGCCTTAATGGCCGCTTTCAATGCCCTTAACGACAAACAGGAAAGCAAACAGCAAATCGAATACTCGCAATTTATCGAGCAAGTCAATAAAGGCGAAGTAGCCAATGTCAATATTGAAGGCTCGGGCTTGAGCGGTTATTTGATTAAAGGTGAACGTACCGACAAATCCCGTTTCTTTACCAATGCACCTTTGGATGACAACCTGGTTAAAACGCTGCTGGACAAGCAAGTGCGTGTAAAAGTCATTCCCGAAGAAAAACCGAGTATGCTGACCAGCCTGTTTTTCAGCTTGTTGCCGGTGATGCTGCTGATCGGTGCATGGTTTTATTTCATGCGGATGCAATCCGGCGGCGGTGGCAAAGGCGGGGCTTTTTCATTCGGCAAAAGCCGTGCCAAATTGCTGGATAAAGATACCAATAAAGTCACTTTCGCCGATGTAGCGGGTTGCGACGAAGCCAAAGAAGAAGTTCAAGAGATTGTGGACTATTTGAGAGCACCCAACCGCTATCAAAGTTTGGGTGGTCGTGTGCCGCGCGGTATCTTGTTGGCAGGCAGTCCCGGTACCGGTAAAACCTTGTTGGCCAAAGCCATTGCCGGTGAAGCACAAGTGCCGTTTTTCAGCATTTCAGGTTCCGACTTCGTAGAAATGTTTGTCGGCGTAGGTGCCAGCCGTGTCCGCGATATGTTTGAGCAGGCCAAGAAAAATGCCCCTTGTATCATCTTTATCGATGAAATTGATGCCGTAGGCCGCCAACGTGGAGCAGGTTTGGGCGGCGGTAACGACGAGCGTGAACAAACCTTGAACCAATTGCTGGTTGAAATGGATGGTTTCGAAAGCAATCAAACTGTAATTGTGATTGCGGCTACCAACCGCCCTGATGTGCTTGATCCGGCATTGCAACGCCCGGGACGTTTCGACCGCCAAGTGGTAGTGCCCCTGCCCGATATCCGTGGTCGCGAGCAGATTTTGAAAGTACATGCGAAAAAAGTGCCTTTGGACGAATCGGTAGATTTGGTTTCTTTGGCGCGCGGTACGCCGGGCTTCTCAGGTGCCGATTTGGCCAACTTGGTTAATGAAGCAGCTTTGTTTGCCGGTCGTCGCAATAAAATCAAGGTCGATCAAAGCGACTTTGAAGATGCCAAAGACAAAATCTATATGGGGCCCGAGCGCCGCTCGATGGTGATGCACGAAGATGAAAAACGTGCGACTGCCTATCATGAAGCTGGTCATGCTATTGTGGCTGAAAGTTTGGACTTTACCGATCCGGTTCACAAAGTAACCATCATGCCGCGCGGTCGTGCTTTGGGTTTGACTTGGCAGCTTCCTGAACGTGACCGTATCAGCATGTATAAAGACCAAATGTTGAGCCAAATTTCCATTTTGTACGGTGGTCGGATTGCGGAAGACATTTTTGTAGGCCGCATTTCCACCGGCGCTTCCAACGACTTTGAACGTGCAACCCAAATTGCCCGTGAGATGGTAACGCGTTTCGGTATGAGCGATAAAATGGGTGCGATGGTTTATGCCGAGAACGAAGGCGAAGTATTCTTAGGCCGTTCTATTACCCGTTCGCAGCACATTTCCGAAAAAACCCAGCAGGAAGTAGATGCCGAAGTGCGCCGTATTTTGGATGAGCAATATGCCGTGGCTTATAAAATCTTGGACGAAAACCGCGATAAGATGGAAACCATGTGCAAAGCATTGATGGAATGGGAAACCATCGACCGCGACCAAGTGCTTGAAATCATGGAAGGCAAGCAACCTAGTCCGCCTAAAGATTACAGCCATAATGTGCGCAAAGAAGAAGAGTTGATTGTGGTGGATAATGCTTTGGATGCTCAGGAAGAATCTTCGGTAAAAGAAGTTCCTGCTTCTGCGGAAGTTGAAGCGCAACAAGCTCCTTCGCAAGAACAACCGGAAGCCGATCAGCCGCAAAATGAAAATAAACTTTAA
- a CDS encoding tetratricopeptide repeat protein — MQQNPYQAPKINKKWLALALFLLVLSVIGLIVDQQDTESTQHEAIAHVEPSLNKKRPSEKTVSTREVQIAADLPKPEALPSVEVMPQREAEQWYAQARAYMHSGDWKEAVSWLEKAAEAGHWKAQNNLGVAYMEGRGVGKDEQLGCMWIERAAKNSLDDKVLENLSMCSIEASRPIDAETMDLLQKKKEESALNDEFALAKMYLHGHSEAKDAAKGLYWLGKAAINGHKHALVALSDCFSLRRCSQQYYDPAIAYALLVRANQSISSDLSWWGRLKIKWAERRMWSNLSSSDQKYAEEYLQEWTEWDDAAMVKHMMAETALASANEK, encoded by the coding sequence ATGCAGCAGAATCCTTATCAAGCGCCGAAGATAAACAAAAAATGGTTGGCGTTGGCTTTGTTTTTGCTTGTGTTGAGTGTGATTGGATTGATTGTTGATCAACAAGATACTGAAAGCACTCAACACGAAGCAATAGCGCATGTTGAACCTTCTTTAAATAAGAAGAGGCCGTCTGAAAAAACGGTGTCGACACGGGAAGTTCAAATTGCCGCTGATTTACCCAAGCCGGAAGCTCTGCCTTCTGTTGAAGTTATGCCGCAAAGGGAGGCGGAACAATGGTATGCGCAGGCTAGAGCTTATATGCATTCGGGCGACTGGAAAGAAGCCGTGTCGTGGCTGGAAAAAGCGGCAGAAGCCGGGCACTGGAAGGCGCAAAATAATCTCGGCGTTGCTTATATGGAAGGTCGCGGTGTCGGTAAAGACGAGCAGCTTGGGTGTATGTGGATTGAGCGTGCCGCCAAAAACAGCTTAGACGATAAGGTGTTGGAGAACCTCAGTATGTGCAGTATTGAGGCGTCTCGCCCGATTGATGCGGAAACGATGGACTTGCTTCAAAAGAAGAAGGAAGAAAGTGCATTAAACGACGAGTTTGCTTTGGCGAAAATGTATTTGCATGGACACAGCGAAGCCAAAGATGCTGCGAAAGGGCTGTATTGGTTGGGCAAGGCAGCGATAAACGGGCATAAACATGCGCTGGTTGCTTTGTCTGATTGCTTTTCCCTGCGCAGGTGCAGCCAACAATATTACGATCCGGCAATCGCTTATGCCCTGTTGGTAAGGGCAAACCAAAGCATCAGCAGCGATTTGTCTTGGTGGGGCCGTCTGAAAATAAAATGGGCAGAACGCCGTATGTGGAGCAATTTGAGCAGCAGCGACCAGAAATATGCCGAAGAATATCTGCAAGAGTGGACTGAATGGGATGATGCGGCAATGGTTAAGCACATGATGGCCGAAACCGCTTTGGCTTCCGCTAACGAAAAGTAA
- a CDS encoding RlmE family RNA methyltransferase, producing the protein MSVRSKSSKAWLNEHVNDHYVHMAQKDGYRARAAYKLLEINEKDKLIRPGTVLADLGSAPGSWSQVAAGLVGEKGQVFALDILPMDAIEGVSFIQGDFREDSVLAEFEALLNKRPLDLVISDMAPNMSGNAVTDQARSYYLCELALDFAANHLKPGGNFLVKVFQGAGYQEYMAAMREVFASVQTRKPQASRNRSSEIYLLGKNKR; encoded by the coding sequence GTCTGTCCGCTCAAAATCTTCCAAAGCATGGCTCAACGAGCATGTAAACGACCATTATGTCCATATGGCGCAAAAAGACGGCTATCGGGCAAGAGCAGCTTATAAGCTTTTGGAAATCAATGAAAAAGACAAATTAATCCGTCCGGGTACGGTGTTGGCCGATTTAGGCAGCGCGCCGGGAAGCTGGTCGCAAGTTGCCGCGGGGCTGGTTGGCGAAAAAGGGCAGGTGTTCGCCCTCGATATCTTGCCGATGGATGCTATTGAGGGCGTCTCTTTTATTCAAGGTGATTTTAGAGAAGACAGCGTGCTGGCCGAGTTTGAAGCCTTGCTGAACAAGCGCCCTTTAGACCTTGTAATTTCAGATATGGCACCCAATATGTCGGGAAATGCAGTAACAGATCAGGCACGCAGCTATTATTTATGTGAACTGGCTTTGGATTTTGCCGCCAACCATTTGAAACCGGGCGGAAATTTTTTAGTGAAAGTATTTCAGGGCGCCGGTTACCAAGAATATATGGCGGCCATGCGCGAAGTATTTGCCTCCGTGCAAACACGCAAACCGCAAGCTTCGCGCAATCGTTCCAGTGAGATTTATTTATTGGGCAAAAATAAACGCTGA